In the genome of Photobacterium sp. TY1-4, one region contains:
- the metE gene encoding 5-methyltetrahydropteroyltriglutamate--homocysteine S-methyltransferase → MTTTQTTPKTTTHILGYPRVGSQRELKFAQEKYWRGEISQQELKEVGSLLRHRHWGDQVGAGLDYVSVGDFAWYDHVLGTSMLLGHIPQRHNHGHPDLDTLFRVARGKAPTGCACAASDMTKWFNTNYHYIVPEFTKDDTFNVSWTQLFEEVVEAQKAGHAVKPVLLGPVSYLWLGKEKEADFDRLSLLPRLLTAYQQILNKLAALGVEWVQIDEPVLALELPQAWADSFKLAYQVLNGSTKLLLTTYFDNITHHLEKIVELKVDGLHIDLSASPEQLNDVVAALPAHWVLSAGVVNGRNVWRADLAQQLSILAPVKAQLGERLWLASSCSLLHSPIDLDLETELNPEVRQWLAFAKQKCREVTLLAQALDGSDVAVQECQHYSAPIQARATSELVNNPQVRQRTQAITPALAERKAPYAERARQQRAALNLPLLPTTTIGSFPQTDEIRVQRRDFKAGRLSEADYNTALKGHIADAIARQQKLDLDVLVHGEAERNDMVEYFAELLEGFAVTRFGWVQSYGSRCVKPAVIVSDIYRAKPMTVEWITYAQSLTDKLVKGMLTGPVTILGWTFPREDLSREAIANQIALALRDEVADLQAAGIQVIQIDEPAIREGLPLKASQWQTYLDWAVNAFKISAASAEPETQIHTHMCYSEFNDIIKSVAALDADVITIETSRSDMELLKAFEAFDYPNEIGPGVYDIHSPNIPEVAQVTQLVEKAEALIPAERLWINPDCGLKTRNWEETEAALHNMVTAAKALREQWQAKVS, encoded by the coding sequence ATGACAACAACACAGACAACGCCGAAAACAACGACTCATATTCTTGGCTACCCACGGGTGGGGAGCCAGCGTGAACTGAAATTTGCGCAGGAAAAATACTGGCGTGGAGAAATCAGCCAGCAAGAACTGAAAGAGGTGGGGAGCCTGTTGCGTCACCGTCACTGGGGCGATCAGGTCGGTGCCGGACTGGACTATGTTTCGGTGGGTGATTTCGCCTGGTATGACCATGTTCTGGGAACCAGCATGCTGCTGGGCCATATCCCGCAGCGCCACAATCACGGCCATCCGGATCTCGATACCCTGTTCCGCGTGGCGCGTGGTAAAGCACCGACTGGCTGTGCTTGCGCGGCGTCGGACATGACCAAGTGGTTCAATACCAACTACCACTACATTGTTCCTGAATTTACCAAAGACGATACGTTTAACGTCAGCTGGACTCAGCTGTTTGAAGAAGTTGTGGAAGCACAAAAAGCCGGTCATGCAGTGAAACCTGTGCTGTTGGGGCCTGTGTCTTACCTGTGGCTGGGCAAAGAGAAAGAAGCTGATTTTGACCGCCTGTCCCTGTTGCCGCGTTTGTTGACCGCTTATCAGCAGATCCTGAATAAACTGGCGGCTCTGGGCGTTGAGTGGGTGCAGATTGACGAACCGGTGCTGGCGCTGGAGCTGCCTCAGGCCTGGGCGGACTCATTCAAGCTGGCGTATCAGGTGCTGAACGGCAGTACCAAGCTGTTGCTGACGACGTACTTCGACAACATCACCCATCACCTCGAAAAAATCGTTGAACTGAAAGTCGATGGCCTGCATATCGACCTGTCGGCCTCGCCGGAGCAGCTGAACGACGTTGTAGCTGCGCTCCCGGCCCATTGGGTGCTGTCTGCCGGTGTTGTGAACGGTCGCAACGTGTGGCGGGCCGATCTGGCTCAGCAACTGTCTATCCTGGCCCCGGTAAAAGCGCAATTGGGTGAGCGCTTGTGGCTGGCCAGCTCCTGTTCGCTCTTGCACAGCCCGATTGACCTCGACCTGGAAACTGAGCTGAACCCGGAAGTCCGCCAGTGGCTGGCGTTTGCCAAACAAAAATGTCGTGAAGTGACCCTGCTGGCCCAGGCACTTGACGGTAGCGACGTCGCGGTGCAGGAATGCCAGCACTACAGCGCGCCGATCCAGGCCCGTGCGACGAGTGAATTGGTCAATAATCCGCAAGTCCGTCAGCGTACTCAGGCGATCACTCCGGCACTGGCAGAGCGTAAAGCACCGTATGCAGAGCGTGCCCGCCAACAGCGTGCTGCCCTGAACTTGCCGTTGCTGCCGACCACAACCATTGGCTCGTTCCCGCAGACCGATGAAATTCGGGTGCAACGCCGTGACTTCAAAGCCGGTCGTCTGTCTGAAGCCGATTACAACACGGCGCTGAAAGGGCACATTGCCGATGCCATCGCACGTCAGCAGAAGCTGGATCTGGATGTGCTGGTTCACGGTGAGGCCGAGCGAAACGACATGGTCGAATACTTCGCCGAGCTGCTGGAAGGCTTCGCAGTGACTCGTTTTGGTTGGGTTCAAAGCTACGGCTCACGTTGTGTGAAACCAGCGGTGATTGTGTCGGATATTTACCGTGCCAAGCCAATGACGGTTGAGTGGATCACCTATGCGCAGTCGCTGACTGACAAGCTGGTGAAAGGCATGCTGACCGGACCGGTGACGATTCTTGGCTGGACCTTCCCGCGTGAAGACTTGAGCCGTGAAGCTATCGCCAACCAGATTGCCCTGGCCTTGCGCGATGAGGTGGCTGATCTCCAGGCGGCCGGGATTCAAGTGATTCAAATCGATGAGCCGGCGATCCGTGAAGGGCTGCCGCTGAAAGCCTCGCAATGGCAGACGTATCTGGATTGGGCGGTGAATGCGTTTAAGATCTCTGCGGCCAGTGCAGAGCCGGAAACTCAGATCCACACCCATATGTGTTACAGCGAGTTCAACGACATTATTAAGTCGGTGGCAGCCCTGGATGCTGATGTGATCACCATTGAGACCTCGCGCTCGGATATGGAACTGCTCAAAGCCTTTGAAGCCTTCGATTATCCGAATGAAATTGGTCCGGGTGTGTATGACATCCACTCACCGAATATTCCGGAAGTGGCGCAGGTGACCCAACTGGTCGAGAAAGCCGAAGCGCTGATCCCGGCTGAAAGACTGTGGATTAACCCGGACTGCGGCCTGAAAACCCGCAACTGGGAAGAAACAGAAGCTGCCCTGCACAACATGGTCACTGCGGCCAAGGCACTGCGTGAACAGTGGCAGGCGAAAGTCAGCTAA
- a CDS encoding efflux RND transporter permease subunit: protein MNVAHYSIKNKVVSWMFVLLMLIGGAVSFTGLGQLEFPEFTIKNALVITPYPGASPEQVEEEVTLPLEDAIQKMQQVKHITSINSAGLSQIEIEMKDTYDATELPQVWDELRRKVNDTISQLPPGTAQPIIIDDFSDVFGVLLNIRGDGYDYRELENYANYLRRELVMIEGVKKVSVAGVPEEQVVVEISQEKLTALGQDQGYIYSQIQNQNVVSNAGKILVGGNRIRIHPTGEFDDVSEMNRLLVSPPNSEDLVYLGDIAKVYKTTTETPDILYHNQGQNALSLGVSFAGGVNVVDVSKAVSAKITEMQSQLPIGMELNTVYDQGSAVEVSVQGFLVNLAQSVAIVIVVLLMFMGLRSGILMGAVLLLTIFGTFIMMNVMGIQLQIISLGALIIALGMLVDNAIVVTEGVLIGIQRGQTRLEAAGQIVKQTQWPLLGATVIAILAFAPIGLSGDATGEFLNSLFKVLLVSLFISWITAITITPFFCHLLFKDGEATDEPQDMYQGWFFSLYRTLLTAAMRFRAASIGLVLVMLIAAVYGMGHVKNVFFPPSNTPIFFVDVWMPEGTDIRTTEDFIKQVEDDMLQYETKNHVGLKNLTSVIGQGAQRFVLPYVPEKGYAAYAQLIIEMDSLEQQTRNMPQLTDYLRATYPEAEFRVKYLENGPTPPAKIEARFYGEDPQILRQLAAQAEQIMIAEPTAENVRHNWRNQVTVVRPQLNLAQSREVGISKQDLDTALLTNFSGKIIGTYREQSHLMPILARAPEQERLDADSLHKLQVWSSEYNTFVPVSQIVSAFETEWENPIIMRRDRKRMLTVMADPILGTEETADSVHRKIRNEIEAIPLPEGYTLEWGGEYETSRDAQTSVFSSLPMGYLAMFLITVLLFNSVRQPLVIWFNVPLAIIGVAAGLLLLNSPLSFMAILGMLSLSGMIIKNGIVLVDQIRVELDSGKPTYDAIFDSSVSRVRPVCMAAITTMLGMVPLIFDPFFEAMAVTIIFGLGFATLLTLIVLPVSYALLFRVPHPHRTGASERASEPALAAS from the coding sequence ATGAATGTGGCTCATTACAGTATTAAAAACAAAGTCGTCAGCTGGATGTTCGTATTGCTGATGCTGATTGGCGGCGCGGTGTCATTCACCGGCCTTGGCCAGTTGGAATTTCCTGAATTTACGATCAAAAACGCGCTGGTGATCACACCATACCCCGGTGCATCGCCCGAGCAGGTCGAAGAAGAAGTCACCCTGCCGCTGGAAGATGCCATTCAGAAAATGCAGCAGGTCAAACATATCACCTCGATCAACAGCGCCGGGTTGTCCCAGATTGAAATCGAGATGAAAGATACCTACGACGCGACAGAGCTCCCGCAAGTGTGGGATGAGTTGCGCCGTAAAGTCAACGACACCATCAGCCAGCTGCCGCCGGGCACAGCACAGCCGATCATCATCGATGATTTCTCCGACGTTTTCGGCGTCCTGCTGAACATCCGTGGTGACGGCTACGACTACCGCGAGCTGGAAAACTACGCCAATTACCTGCGCCGTGAGCTGGTGATGATTGAAGGGGTTAAAAAAGTCTCCGTCGCCGGTGTGCCGGAAGAGCAAGTCGTAGTCGAGATCAGCCAGGAGAAACTCACCGCACTGGGGCAGGACCAGGGCTATATCTACAGCCAGATCCAAAATCAGAACGTGGTCTCGAACGCCGGTAAAATCCTCGTCGGCGGCAACCGGATCCGGATTCACCCAACCGGTGAGTTCGACGATGTATCCGAGATGAACCGACTGCTGGTCAGCCCGCCGAACAGTGAAGACCTGGTCTACCTGGGCGATATTGCCAAAGTGTACAAAACCACCACCGAAACCCCGGATATCCTGTATCACAACCAGGGCCAGAATGCCCTGTCGCTCGGCGTCTCCTTCGCCGGGGGGGTCAATGTCGTCGATGTCTCCAAAGCCGTTTCCGCCAAAATCACCGAAATGCAATCCCAGTTACCGATAGGGATGGAACTCAACACCGTCTATGACCAGGGGTCTGCAGTTGAAGTGTCCGTCCAGGGCTTTTTAGTCAACCTGGCACAATCGGTCGCGATCGTGATTGTCGTGCTGCTGATGTTCATGGGCCTGCGCTCCGGGATCCTCATGGGCGCGGTCCTGCTGCTGACAATTTTCGGCACCTTCATCATGATGAACGTGATGGGCATTCAGCTACAAATCATCTCACTCGGCGCGCTGATCATTGCGCTGGGGATGCTGGTTGATAACGCCATCGTGGTCACCGAAGGGGTGCTGATCGGTATTCAGCGCGGCCAAACCCGCCTTGAAGCGGCGGGGCAAATCGTCAAGCAAACCCAGTGGCCGCTGCTGGGTGCGACCGTGATTGCCATTCTCGCCTTCGCGCCGATCGGCCTGTCCGGCGATGCAACCGGTGAATTCCTCAATTCGCTGTTTAAGGTTCTGCTGGTATCGCTGTTTATCAGTTGGATCACGGCGATTACTATCACCCCGTTCTTCTGCCATCTGCTGTTTAAAGACGGCGAAGCCACGGATGAGCCGCAGGATATGTATCAGGGGTGGTTCTTCAGCCTCTACCGGACCCTGCTGACCGCCGCAATGCGTTTCCGGGCCGCCAGTATCGGGTTGGTTCTGGTCATGCTGATCGCAGCGGTGTACGGCATGGGGCATGTAAAGAATGTCTTTTTCCCACCGTCAAATACCCCGATTTTCTTTGTTGACGTCTGGATGCCGGAAGGCACCGATATCCGCACCACCGAAGATTTCATCAAACAAGTTGAAGACGACATGCTGCAGTACGAGACCAAGAACCATGTGGGCCTGAAAAACCTGACCTCGGTGATTGGTCAGGGGGCGCAGCGCTTCGTGCTGCCTTATGTGCCGGAAAAAGGCTATGCAGCTTATGCCCAGCTCATTATCGAGATGGACAGCCTGGAACAGCAAACCCGCAATATGCCGCAGCTCACAGACTATCTCCGAGCGACTTATCCGGAAGCTGAGTTCCGGGTCAAGTATCTGGAAAACGGCCCGACGCCACCAGCCAAGATTGAAGCGCGTTTCTACGGGGAAGACCCGCAGATCCTGCGTCAGCTGGCTGCTCAGGCCGAGCAGATCATGATTGCCGAACCGACGGCGGAGAATGTCCGTCACAACTGGCGTAATCAGGTCACGGTGGTTCGCCCGCAACTGAACCTCGCCCAGTCACGGGAAGTGGGGATCAGCAAACAGGATCTGGACACCGCGCTGCTGACCAATTTCAGCGGCAAGATTATCGGCACCTACCGCGAGCAATCGCACCTGATGCCAATCCTGGCCCGGGCACCGGAGCAAGAACGACTCGATGCCGACAGCCTGCACAAGCTGCAGGTCTGGAGTTCGGAATACAACACCTTTGTGCCGGTCAGCCAGATTGTGTCTGCGTTTGAGACCGAGTGGGAAAACCCGATCATCATGCGTCGCGATCGCAAGCGTATGCTGACCGTGATGGCCGACCCGATCCTGGGAACGGAAGAAACTGCAGACTCGGTCCACCGTAAGATCCGGAACGAAATCGAGGCAATTCCGCTACCGGAAGGCTACACCCTGGAATGGGGCGGCGAGTATGAAACCTCGCGGGATGCACAGACCAGCGTCTTCAGCTCACTGCCGATGGGCTACCTGGCAATGTTCCTGATCACCGTGTTGCTGTTTAACTCCGTGCGTCAGCCGTTGGTGATCTGGTTCAATGTCCCACTGGCGATTATCGGGGTTGCGGCAGGCCTACTGCTGCTCAATTCACCCCTGAGCTTCATGGCGATCCTCGGCATGCTGAGCCTGAGCGGGATGATTATTAAAAACGGCATTGTCCTGGTCGATCAGATCCGGGTAGAGCTCGACAGTGGCAAACCCACCTACGACGCCATTTTCGACTCTTCGGTCAGCCGGGTCCGGCCGGTGTGCATGGCGGCCATCACCACCATGCTGGGGATGGTCCCGTTGATTTTCGACCCATTCTTTGAAGCCATGGCGGTCACCATCATCTTCGGCCTGGGTTTTGCCACCCTGCTGACGCTGATAGTCTTGCCGGTTAGCTATGCGCTGCTGTTTCGGGTGCCCCATCCGCACCGCACAGGGGCGTCTGAGCGGGCGTCCGAACCGGCACTGGCGGCGTCATAA
- the pstB gene encoding phosphate ABC transporter ATP-binding protein PstB, whose amino-acid sequence MNKFDIENLDLYYGDNQALKKICLPIPQRQVTALIGPSGCGKSTLLRCLNRMNDLIEGVKIDGKLTMDGEDVYGNIDVSQLRIKVGMVFQKPNPFPMSIYENVAYGLRAQGISDKKQLDEVVERSLRGAALWDEVKDRLKSHAFGLSGGQQQRLCIARTIAMEPEVILMDEPTSALDPIATKKIEDLMESLKKDFTIVIVTHSMQQARRISDRTAFFLMGELVEHDSTHALFTDPRDDRTRGYVNGDFG is encoded by the coding sequence ATGAACAAATTTGATATTGAAAACCTGGACCTGTACTACGGCGACAACCAAGCGCTGAAGAAAATCTGCCTGCCGATCCCGCAACGTCAGGTCACGGCCCTGATCGGTCCGTCCGGCTGTGGTAAATCCACCCTGCTGCGTTGCCTGAACCGCATGAACGACCTGATCGAAGGCGTTAAAATCGACGGCAAACTGACCATGGACGGCGAAGACGTCTACGGCAACATCGATGTGTCCCAGCTGCGCATTAAAGTGGGCATGGTGTTCCAGAAGCCAAACCCGTTCCCGATGAGCATCTATGAAAACGTTGCCTACGGCCTGCGCGCCCAGGGCATCAGCGACAAAAAACAACTGGATGAAGTGGTTGAGCGTTCGCTGCGTGGCGCGGCGCTATGGGATGAAGTGAAAGACCGTCTGAAATCACACGCATTCGGCCTGTCCGGCGGTCAGCAGCAGCGCCTGTGTATCGCCCGGACCATTGCCATGGAGCCAGAAGTGATCCTGATGGATGAACCAACATCGGCCCTGGACCCAATTGCCACCAAGAAAATTGAAGACCTGATGGAGTCGCTGAAGAAAGACTTCACCATTGTTATCGTCACCCACTCCATGCAGCAGGCACGCCGGATCTCAGACCGCACCGCCTTCTTCCTGATGGGTGAGCTGGTTGAACACGATAGTACGCACGCACTGTTTACTGACCCACGCGATGATCGCACCCGTGGTTACGTTAACGGTGATTTTGGCTAA
- a CDS encoding LysR family transcriptional regulator, protein MKTEDMKLFHQVVDAGSLIRAAEIFDLPKSNLSRRIKSLEDELSIRLFHRNNRSMQLTDAGHKFYEKTKRILDELELSIQEITAPTYEISGHLRVQLLPLPGIMEIGRLIFQFMDMYPKVSVEVICSSEEHNLIERHIDVALRVGEKLEDSSLIARPFKSASFGYYATQDYIDKFGMPVSPEDMANHNFIVYRYPNGTLKNQMPISADQTIEVSGNLIMNSVPLIMEACLQGRGIILMPDELASYYVERGMVLRLFEEVDPYMSFGWLVYPSRNYRSLAVRTFIDFLLAEAENYPNCRPEGDVRGMPM, encoded by the coding sequence ATGAAGACTGAAGATATGAAACTATTTCATCAAGTTGTTGATGCGGGCAGCTTGATCCGGGCTGCGGAGATTTTTGATTTGCCCAAATCGAACCTCAGCCGTCGGATTAAATCGCTGGAAGACGAGTTGTCGATCCGCTTGTTTCATCGCAATAATCGTTCGATGCAGCTGACCGATGCCGGGCATAAGTTTTATGAGAAAACCAAGCGTATTCTGGATGAGCTGGAATTGAGTATTCAGGAAATCACGGCGCCGACTTACGAGATTTCCGGGCATTTACGGGTGCAGTTGTTGCCGCTGCCGGGGATTATGGAAATCGGACGGCTGATCTTTCAGTTCATGGATATGTACCCCAAGGTCAGCGTCGAGGTGATTTGCAGCTCGGAAGAGCATAACCTGATCGAGCGTCATATTGATGTGGCGTTGCGGGTCGGTGAGAAACTGGAAGACTCCAGCCTGATTGCACGGCCGTTTAAGTCGGCGTCCTTTGGCTATTACGCCACCCAGGATTACATCGACAAGTTCGGCATGCCGGTCTCTCCGGAAGATATGGCCAATCATAATTTTATCGTTTACCGCTACCCGAACGGGACGCTCAAGAATCAGATGCCGATTAGTGCCGATCAAACCATTGAAGTGTCCGGGAATCTGATCATGAACAGCGTCCCGCTGATCATGGAAGCCTGCCTGCAGGGGCGCGGGATCATTTTGATGCCCGATGAGCTGGCGAGTTATTACGTCGAGCGCGGGATGGTGCTTCGCTTGTTCGAAGAGGTTGACCCGTATATGAGCTTCGGCTGGCTGGTGTATCCGTCCCGCAATTACCGCTCGCTGGCGGTGCGGACGTTTATCGATTTTCTGCTGGCGGAAGCGGAAAACTATCCAAACTGTCGACCGGAAGGGGACGTGCGCGGGATGCCGATGTAA
- a CDS encoding DUF4250 domain-containing protein — protein MEITNLLKMDGNIVLGIVNEKLRLECSSIDDLVSRYELDYDELNDKMESLGFRYDPISNQYK, from the coding sequence ATGGAAATTACAAACTTGTTGAAGATGGATGGCAATATCGTGCTGGGTATTGTCAATGAGAAGCTGCGGCTGGAATGCTCGTCGATTGATGATCTGGTCAGCCGTTATGAACTGGATTACGACGAGTTAAACGACAAGATGGAATCATTGGGCTTTCGCTATGATCCCATCTCCAATCAGTATAAATAA
- the metR gene encoding HTH-type transcriptional regulator MetR has product MIEVKHLRTLSVLRDTGSLTATATTLCLTQSALSHQLKDLEQRLGGQLFLRKTRPVKFTAEGEILLRLADELIPKIAKAEYELASLKEDINGRLHMAIECHSCFQWLMPALKEYQIHWPSVTLDFSSGFGFEPLPALGAGELDLVITSDIQPRSEVHFEPLFDFEMRLVVSPQSPLADKPFITPQDLADQTMLSYPVQKGRLDVVKHFLQPADVEPSHWKQADNTLMLVQMVSAGLGVAALPNWAIYDFARQGLVVSKPLGDGLWRRLFAAIRASERDRHYLQAFFATAKQQCQTHLEGIKAA; this is encoded by the coding sequence ATGATTGAAGTTAAACATCTCAGAACACTCTCGGTACTGCGAGACACCGGCTCTCTGACGGCAACCGCCACGACCCTCTGCCTGACCCAGTCAGCACTGTCTCACCAGCTCAAAGATCTGGAGCAGCGGCTGGGCGGTCAGTTATTCTTGCGAAAAACCCGGCCGGTGAAATTTACCGCCGAGGGGGAAATTCTGCTCCGCCTGGCGGACGAACTGATCCCAAAAATTGCCAAAGCCGAGTATGAACTAGCCAGTCTGAAAGAAGACATCAACGGGCGGCTGCATATGGCGATCGAATGCCACTCCTGTTTCCAATGGCTGATGCCGGCTCTGAAGGAATATCAGATCCACTGGCCGAGCGTCACCCTGGATTTCTCCTCCGGCTTCGGCTTTGAGCCCCTGCCCGCCTTGGGTGCCGGCGAGCTGGATCTGGTGATCACCTCAGATATTCAGCCACGCAGTGAGGTTCACTTCGAGCCATTGTTTGATTTTGAAATGCGGCTGGTTGTCTCTCCCCAGTCTCCGCTGGCAGACAAGCCGTTTATAACGCCGCAGGATCTGGCCGATCAAACCATGCTGAGCTATCCGGTTCAGAAGGGACGGTTAGATGTGGTCAAACATTTCCTCCAGCCAGCCGACGTTGAGCCGAGTCACTGGAAGCAGGCAGATAATACTCTGATGCTGGTACAAATGGTTTCCGCCGGACTCGGCGTCGCCGCCCTGCCCAACTGGGCAATTTATGACTTTGCCCGTCAGGGATTGGTGGTCAGCAAACCGCTCGGTGACGGCCTGTGGCGGCGCTTATTCGCTGCCATTCGCGCCTCCGAGCGAGACCGACATTATTTGCAGGCATTCTTTGCCACCGCAAAACAGCAATGCCAAACCCATTTGGAAGGAATTAAAGCGGCTTAA
- a CDS encoding META domain-containing protein: protein MKKRLLTALAITTLLSACAADKPTPPKMIADTDLATHNWVLTKVDSSPVSLPEPFSAPTLQFDPDMAANGHSGCNRYFGQAELKAGKLRIEKMGMTMMACPAPAMEMEQLMSSTLMDWSQASIVGNELVLSNREHTLIFKRQDNQ from the coding sequence ATGAAAAAGCGCTTACTGACGGCTCTCGCCATTACCACCCTGCTCTCGGCGTGTGCCGCCGACAAGCCGACACCACCCAAAATGATCGCAGACACTGATCTGGCCACCCACAACTGGGTGCTAACCAAAGTCGACAGCTCCCCCGTTTCGCTCCCGGAACCTTTCTCCGCCCCGACCCTGCAGTTTGATCCGGATATGGCTGCTAACGGCCACTCCGGTTGTAACCGTTATTTCGGTCAGGCGGAGCTGAAAGCGGGCAAACTACGCATTGAGAAAATGGGCATGACCATGATGGCCTGTCCGGCACCGGCGATGGAAATGGAACAACTGATGAGTAGCACGCTGATGGACTGGAGCCAGGCCAGCATTGTTGGGAATGAACTGGTGCTGAGCAACCGGGAGCACACCCTGATCTTCAAACGTCAGGATAACCAGTAA
- a CDS encoding efflux RND transporter periplasmic adaptor subunit, translating into MTPKSLSLIALLIVPVLSGCNDVESAIQPEPPIRPVKLMTIEDMKLEQQRIFPAKIAASRQADLAFRIGGELVKLELVEGQQVNKSELLAQLDDRDAKNALLNAEANHELALVDFTRKQELYNRKLISKAEFDTAKATLKSAQAALNTARDQLAYTRLEAPFSGIVAKINLDNYQNVQPTQVVLTLQGNEKIDVSIQVPESLLMSLKNISFDEAFKPRVRFSAPQTLALEKGFTPTLTSSRQSSTYPVQFKERASKVSPGSQTYEVVFSLIPPENLNILPGMSAELLLDMSALSQHQQAIAILPMTAIVRTDNSTDTKVWRYDHTTNQIEAVSVHLGKIRGNGIEVVSGLQTGDQIVAVGATALKDNMEVKPLRWERGV; encoded by the coding sequence ATGACGCCTAAATCCCTGAGCTTAATTGCCCTGCTCATTGTACCGGTTCTCTCCGGCTGCAACGATGTCGAAAGCGCAATTCAGCCTGAACCGCCGATCCGTCCGGTCAAACTCATGACGATCGAAGACATGAAGCTCGAGCAACAGCGTATTTTCCCGGCCAAGATTGCAGCGAGCCGGCAAGCGGATCTGGCCTTTCGAATCGGTGGTGAGCTGGTGAAACTTGAGCTGGTCGAAGGACAGCAAGTGAACAAAAGCGAACTACTCGCCCAACTCGATGATCGCGACGCCAAAAACGCCCTGCTCAATGCCGAGGCCAATCATGAGCTGGCGTTGGTCGATTTTACCCGCAAGCAAGAGCTGTACAACCGCAAGCTGATCTCCAAAGCCGAGTTTGATACGGCCAAGGCGACGCTGAAATCTGCGCAGGCAGCGCTGAATACCGCACGGGATCAGTTGGCCTATACTCGTCTCGAAGCACCATTCTCCGGGATCGTGGCAAAAATCAATCTGGATAACTATCAGAATGTGCAACCCACCCAAGTGGTCCTGACCCTGCAAGGAAACGAGAAAATCGATGTGAGTATTCAGGTCCCTGAATCACTGCTGATGTCCCTGAAAAATATCTCCTTCGACGAAGCCTTCAAGCCCCGCGTTCGTTTCAGTGCCCCGCAAACCCTGGCCCTGGAGAAAGGCTTTACCCCGACCCTGACCTCGTCGCGCCAGTCGTCCACCTATCCGGTCCAGTTTAAAGAGCGAGCCAGCAAAGTCAGTCCGGGCAGCCAGACCTACGAGGTTGTGTTCAGCCTGATCCCGCCGGAAAACCTCAACATTCTGCCGGGCATGAGCGCTGAGTTACTGCTGGATATGTCTGCCCTCAGCCAGCACCAACAAGCCATTGCCATTTTGCCGATGACCGCAATTGTCCGGACCGACAACAGCACCGACACCAAAGTCTGGCGCTATGATCACACCACCAACCAGATCGAAGCCGTTTCAGTTCATCTGGGCAAAATTCGCGGGAACGGCATTGAGGTGGTGTCCGGCCTGCAAACCGGGGATCAAATCGTGGCTGTCGGTGCAACAGCCCTCAAAGACAACATGGAAGTCAAACCCCTGCGTTGGGAACGGGGCGTTTAA